A single genomic interval of bacterium harbors:
- a CDS encoding TlyA family RNA methyltransferase has protein sequence MKSSRKRERVDKLLFDRGLVPSREKAKALIMAGCVFSGEMRIEKPGQLVPLEAPLTVRESDNPYVSRGGLKLERALREFALDVQDKRALDIGASTGGFTDCLLQHGAVRVYALDVGYGQMDPRIARDPRVVHRERVNVRHGVPSDFSGPFDLVTIDVSFISLRLVLPVVKEFLSAEGEIVALVKPQFEVGKGQVGKNGIVRDPEKHATVLREIIDYAQSLGLCFRGLVTSPITGAKGNLEFLLRLARSGEQATLEAIELAIQQR, from the coding sequence ATGAAAAGTTCTCGAAAAAGGGAGCGGGTTGATAAGCTCCTCTTTGACCGGGGTCTTGTGCCCAGCCGGGAGAAGGCAAAGGCCCTGATTATGGCTGGCTGTGTATTCAGCGGCGAGATGCGGATCGAAAAACCCGGCCAATTGGTGCCCCTTGAGGCTCCACTGACAGTCAGGGAATCGGACAACCCGTATGTGAGCCGGGGTGGGCTCAAGCTTGAGCGGGCTTTGCGCGAGTTTGCCCTGGATGTCCAGGATAAGAGGGCATTGGATATCGGAGCGTCAACCGGCGGATTTACCGATTGCCTGCTCCAGCATGGCGCTGTCCGGGTTTATGCCCTTGATGTCGGATATGGCCAGATGGACCCCAGGATCGCCCGCGACCCGCGGGTGGTTCACCGCGAGCGGGTAAATGTCCGGCACGGGGTGCCGTCAGATTTTTCCGGACCTTTCGATTTGGTCACTATCGATGTCTCGTTCATCTCCCTGCGTCTGGTGCTCCCGGTAGTCAAAGAGTTTCTATCTGCCGAAGGTGAAATCGTGGCCCTGGTCAAACCCCAGTTTGAAGTGGGCAAAGGCCAGGTAGGCAAGAACGGGATTGTCCGCGATCCTGAAAAACATGCCACTGTTCTGCGGGAAATCATCGATTATGCTCAAAGCCTTGGCCTGTGTTTCCGGGGCCTGGTGACATCGCCAATCACCGGGGCCAAGGGGAACCTGGAGTTTCTGCTCCGCCTGGCCCGGTCCGGAGAACAGGCAACTCTTGAGGCAATCGAGCTGGCCATTCAGCAGCGTTGA